Proteins from a genomic interval of Trichoderma breve strain T069 chromosome 2, whole genome shotgun sequence:
- a CDS encoding pectate lyase superfamily protein domain-containing protein — protein MLKLTALVALLLGAASATPTPSPPASDEGITKRATSFYYPNMDHVNAPRGFAPDLDGDFNYPIYQTVNSGDGNALQNAINTDGKGGSRHPQWFASQPRVVYIPPGTYTISKTLRFNTDTILMGDPTNPPIIKAAAGFSGDQTLISAQDPSTNEKGELSFAVAIKNLVLDTTAIPGGNSFTALWWGVAQAAHLQNVRITMSSSSGGNGHTGIRMGRGSTLGLADVRVERGQNGMLISGGNTFSIFSSTFDTCGTGISNTGGSPWIALIDAKSINSGVTFTTTQFPSFMIENLTKDNGTPVVVARGSTLVGASSHVNTYSYGNTVGRNPTYGDVTSSNTRPGALAPGGRYPYVAPPTYGDLPISSFLNVKDPAQNGGRTVKGDNTIDEAPALNAILELAASQNKVAYFPFGKYRVDSTLFIPKGSRIVGEAWATITGNGNFFKNENSPQPVVSVGRAGDVGIAQIQDMRFTVNDVLSGAIVVQFNMAGNNPGDVALWNSLVTVGGTRGASALANACTNNSNECKGAFIGIHVAKGSSPYIQNVWNWVADHIAENFSGGTSIAGKGGILVQSTKATWLYAIGSEHWWLYQLNLHNAANVVVSLLQAETNYHQGANTQQIPPAPWVANIGTWGDPDFAWCNGGDKRCRMGPANFINGGSNIYTYASAAWAFFSGPGQGCAQFECQQTMHWIASTPSNLQAFGLCSKDSVNTLRLGDGTFINTQNGYTGGWTPGGGDVGRYTT, from the exons ATGTTGAAGCTCACGGCGCTCGTTGCGCTCTTGCTGGGCGCGGCGTCTGCTACGCCGACTCCTAGCCCTCCGGCAAGCGATGAGGGCATCACCAAGCGTGCCACCAGCTTCTATTACCCCAACATGGACCATGTCAATGCGCCCAGGGGTTTCGCTCCTGACCTGGACGGCGACTTCAACTACCCCATCTATCAGACTGTCAACTCAGGAGATGGAAATGCTCTCCAGAATGCTATCAACACTGATGGAAAGGGTGGCTCTCGTCATCCACAGTGGTTTGCCTCACAGCCACGA GTTGTTTACATTCCTCCAGGGACATAtaccatctccaagactctGAGATTCAACACTGATACCATTTTAATGGGCGACCCAACTAATCCTCCCATTATTAAGGCTGCTGCCGGTTTCTCAGGCGATCAGACTCTTATCAGCGCTCAAGACCCCTCCACCAACGAGAAGGGAGAGCTTTCTTTCGCCGTAGCTATTAAGAATTTGGTATTGGACACTACAGCTATACCAGGTGGAAATTCATTTACTGCCTTATGGTGGGGTGTTGCTCAAGCTGCGCATCTGCAGAATGTACGCATTACTATGAGTTCCTCCTCGGGCGGAAACGGCCATACCGGCATCCGGATGGGTCGCGGCTCAACACTCGGCCTCGCCGACGTTCGCGTTGAACGCGGCCAGAACG GCATGCTCATCAGCGGTGGCAATACCTTCAGCATTTTCTCGTCAACCTTCGACACCTGTGGAACCGGCATTTCAAACACTGGAGGTTCGCCCTGGATCGCCCTGATTGATGCAAAGTCAATCAATTCCGGTGTTACTTTCACAACTACCCAGTTCCCTTCATTTATGATTGAGAATTTGACAAAAGATAATGGCACACCTGTCGTTGTTGCCCGAGGCTCAACTTTGGTTGGCGCTTCTAGCCATGTCAACACTTACTCTTACGGCAACACCGTGGGCAGAAACCCTACTTACGGCGATGTTACGTCTAGTAATACGAGACCTGGTGCTCTTGCCCCTGGTGGTCGTTACCCTTATGTGGCTCCCCCTACTTATGGAGATCTGCCCATCTCGAGCTTTCTCAACGTCAAGGACCCAGCGCAGAACGGCGGGAGGACGGTCAAAGGTGATAACACGATTGATGAAGCACCGGCCCTTAATGCCATCCTGGAACTTGCAGCAAGCCAGAATAAGGTTGcttattttccttttggcAAGTATCGGGTGGATTCCACTCTTTTTATCCCTAAGGGTTCCCGCATCGTGGGTGAGGCTTGGGCCACCATCACTGGTAACGGCAACTTTTTCAAGAACGAAAACAGCCCACAACCCGTGGTCTCAGTTGGCCGTGCAGGCGATGTTGGAATTGCACAGATTCAAGACATGCGTTTTACCGTTAATGACGTTCTTTCAGGAGCCATTGTCGTTCAGTTCAATATGGCTGGCAACAACCCTGGTGATGTTGCTCTTTGGAACTCTTTGGTCACTGTTGGTGGCACACGAGGTGCTTCAGCCTTGGCTAATGCTTGTACCAACAATAGCAATGAATGTAAGGGTGCTTTCATTGGTATCCACGTGGCAAAGGGATCATCTCCTTACATCCAAAACGTTTGGAACTGGGTTGCGGATCACATCGCTGAGAACTTCAGTGGCGGCACCTCGATTGCAGGAAAAGGTGGTATTTTGGTTCAGTCAACGAAAGCAACTTGGCTTTATGCGATAGGAAGTGAGCATTGGTGGTTGTACCAACTCAATCTTCACAATGCTGCCAACGTTGTTGTGTCTCTGCTCCAGGCGGAGACCAACTACCACCAAGGCGCCAACACGCAGCAGATTCCTCCCGCTCCTTGGGTTGCAAATATTGGTACTTGGGGCGACCCTGATTTCGCTTGGTGCAACGGTGGTGATAAAAGATGCCGTATGGGCCCTGCAAACTTCATCAACGGAGGTTCCAACATCTACACATATGCCTCCGCGGCATGGGCTTTCTTCAGCGGCCCTGGCCAGGGCTGCGCTCAATTCGAATGTCAAC AAACCATGCACTGGATTGCCAGCACCCCCAGCAACCTTCAGGCTTTCGGACTCTGCTCCAAGGATTCCGTCAACACACTGCGTCTGGGCGACGGCACATTTATCAACACCCAGAATGGATACACTGGCGGCTGGACTcccggcggtggtgatgttggccGTTATACTACTTAA
- a CDS encoding RNA polymerases N / 8 kDa subunit domain-containing protein, with the protein MIIPIRCFSCGKVTGDLWERYLQLIADPRKTDGDAMDELGLKRYCCRRMIMTHVDLIEKLLKYTPDGRNEKKQRLNESA; encoded by the exons ATGATTATTCCCATCCGTTGCTTCTCTTGTGGAAAG GTCACCGGTGACCTCTGGGAGCGCTATCTCCAGCTGATCGCCGATCCGCGCAAGACCGATGG CGATGCCATGGACGAGCTAGGCCTTAAGCGCTATTGCTGCAGACGCATGATCATGACACACGTCGACCTCATCGAGAAGCTTCTCAA GTACACTCCCGATGGAcgaaacgagaagaagcagagattGAACGAGTCGGCATAG
- a CDS encoding lysine methyltransferase domain-containing protein, with protein sequence MATLAVEDFPQMWQRPSYEELFAILQSLELSPPVWNHRQKQSDILAHQESLATQRKAEVTRYISSVIKSPLAWIDDYDKQEALWELASKRMSERCGRTAMGEVTRRWPFDGDGVACEPFELIIKEPALTGDSLGFKTWGSSYLFDETLGQPPPTVLELGSGTGLLGVAAAALWQTHVILSDLPNIVPNLKDNTEKNKSLVESRGGSMSVGPLTWGGEEDEIDQDLFGEPFQFKLVLAADPLYDDDHPALLSSAICQNLALGSESRAVVMVPMRDNITRTLLEAFKQAMLDLETPLFCEEESELAGEDDWGDDEEEGQVKCWLGIFSRGGSPLTT encoded by the exons ATGGCGACGCTCGCTGTGGAGGATTTCCCGCAGATGTGGCAGCGGCCGAGCTACGAAGagctctttgccattctCCAAAGCCTGGAACTCAGCCCGCCCGTGTGGAACCACAGACAGAAACAGTCGGACATTCTTGCGCATCAAGAGTCACTCGCTACCCagcgcaaggctgaggtGACACGCTACATATCGTCTGTCATCAAGAGCCCCCTCGCATGGATCGACGACTACGACAAGCAAGAGGCGCTTTGGGAGCTGGCGAGCAAGCGCATGTCCGAGAGATGCGGCAGGACGGCCATGGGCGAAGTCACGAGGCGGTGGCCGTTTGACGGAGACGGAGTTGCGTGCGAGCCGTTCGAGCTGATCATCAAAGAGCCGGCTCTGACGGGTGACTCACTTGGCTTCAAGACTTGGGGCTCTTCGTAC CTCTTTGATGAGACTCTTGGTCAGCCGCCTCCTACTGTTCTGGAACTCGGATCGGGGACTGGGTTGCtgggtgttgctgctgcggctctGTGGCAGACGCATGTCATTCTCAGCGACTTGCCCAACATTGTTCCCAATCTCAAGGACAATACGGAGAAGAATAAGAGCTTGGTTGAGTCCCGAGGAGGATCCATGTCGGTTGGGCCGCTTACTTGgggcggagaagaagacgagatcGATCAAGACCTCTTTGGTGAACCCTTTCAGTTCAAG CTCGTTCTCGCTGCTGATCCCTTGTACGACGATGATCACCCGGCacttctctcttcagcaaTCTGCCAGAATCTCGCTCTTGGCTCGGAATCCAGGGCGGTGGTCATGGTGCCTATGAGGGACAACATCACGCGGACTCTTTTAGAAGCTTTCAAACAGGCCATGTTGGATCTCGAGACCCCGCTGTTCTGCGAAGAGGAGAGTGAGCTcgctggtgaagatgattggggcgacgatgaagaagagggccAGGTCAAGTGCTGGCTGGGAATATTTTCGCGTGGGGGGTCACCTCTGACGACGTGA